In Apilactobacillus bombintestini, one genomic interval encodes:
- a CDS encoding Bax inhibitor-1/YccA family protein, translating to MNNYDQTGRRLVNDAFGMNKFLSKTYGWMALSVLVSGLVSYMMGNVYNVRLTPVATLVGFILWIALAFATQSLAMKNAVSGFISLIVFSALTGGLFSYIFVLYSGVAITQAFLTATVDFVIMAVIGVTTKKSLDKVGTQAFAALIALLIVSIINIFLHNSLFDLIISFVGVIIFTAFTAYDSQKIKESFNEYNGQVSDNSLAIFGAMQLYMDFINLFLYLLSIFGIGDNNN from the coding sequence ATGAATAATTATGATCAAACTGGCCGCCGTTTAGTTAATGATGCATTTGGTATGAATAAGTTTCTATCCAAAACATATGGCTGGATGGCTCTATCCGTTTTAGTTTCAGGATTAGTTTCCTACATGATGGGTAATGTATATAATGTTAGACTTACACCCGTTGCTACTCTCGTAGGATTTATCCTATGGATTGCCTTAGCTTTTGCTACTCAAAGTCTTGCAATGAAAAATGCTGTTTCTGGATTTATTTCCTTAATTGTATTTTCTGCATTGACTGGTGGATTATTCTCCTACATTTTTGTGCTTTATAGTGGAGTAGCAATTACACAAGCTTTCTTGACCGCAACTGTTGACTTTGTCATTATGGCTGTAATTGGTGTAACTACTAAGAAGAGCTTAGATAAAGTTGGAACTCAAGCATTTGCAGCATTAATTGCTTTGCTTATTGTAAGTATCATTAACATTTTCTTACACAACTCATTATTTGATTTAATCATTTCTTTTGTAGGTGTAATTATCTTTACTGCATTTACAGCATATGATAGTCAAAAAATCAAAGAAAGTTTTAATGAATACAATGGTCAAGTATCAGATAATAGTTTAGCTATTTTTGGTGCTATGCAATTGTACATGGACTTTATTAACTTATTCCTATACTTATTAAGTATTTTTGGAATTGGTGATAACAACAACTAG
- the murC gene encoding UDP-N-acetylmuramate--L-alanine ligase — translation MDDAKKIYHFVGIKGTGMSAMARILKDRGYEVQGSDIEKYTFTQVGLEKAGIKILPFDVNNIKEGLTVIAGNSFNDDQPEIKKAREMGLDVYRYHEFLGEMIKGHTSIGVCGAHGKTSTTGLLAHVLSGIAPTDYLIGDGTGKGVPDARFFAYEADEYRRHFLATSPDYAIMTNIDFDHPDYYTGIDDVKSAFQTFANQTKKGIFAWGDDKNLRDLTANVPIYYYGTGENDDFRATNVVKSTSGSEFDVEYKGEKLGHFHIHLYGEHNVLNALAVIAVSYFEHDNLDEIQNELETFKGVKRRFAQRKVSDMTIIDDYAHHPSEINATIDAARQEYPNKKVIAVFQPHTFSRTIAYLDDFAKSLSKADDVYITKIYSSPREKSGKVSSADLEKKITKNGGLIKAENMSPLLQYHDAVVVFMGAGDIQKYERIYEKLLNDVTNNVN, via the coding sequence ATGGATGATGCAAAAAAGATATATCACTTTGTTGGAATTAAAGGTACTGGAATGTCAGCAATGGCACGAATCCTAAAAGATAGAGGATATGAAGTACAAGGCTCAGATATTGAAAAATATACATTTACACAAGTTGGACTAGAAAAAGCTGGAATTAAAATTCTTCCTTTTGATGTTAATAATATTAAAGAAGGGTTAACAGTAATTGCTGGTAACTCATTTAATGATGATCAACCTGAAATTAAAAAAGCCCGTGAAATGGGATTAGATGTTTACAGATATCATGAATTCTTAGGTGAAATGATTAAAGGACACACTAGTATTGGTGTTTGTGGTGCGCATGGTAAAACAAGTACCACTGGACTATTAGCTCATGTTTTATCTGGAATTGCACCAACTGATTATTTAATTGGTGATGGAACTGGAAAAGGTGTTCCTGATGCAAGATTCTTCGCTTATGAAGCTGATGAATACAGACGTCATTTCTTAGCTACAAGTCCTGATTACGCAATCATGACAAACATTGATTTTGATCATCCTGATTACTATACAGGTATTGATGATGTTAAGAGTGCCTTCCAAACATTTGCAAACCAAACTAAGAAAGGTATTTTTGCATGGGGTGACGATAAGAATCTTCGTGATCTTACTGCCAATGTTCCTATTTACTACTATGGTACTGGTGAAAATGATGATTTCAGAGCAACTAATGTAGTAAAGAGTACTTCTGGTTCAGAATTTGATGTTGAATACAAAGGGGAAAAATTAGGTCATTTCCACATTCATTTATATGGTGAACACAATGTGTTAAACGCATTGGCTGTCATCGCAGTTTCATACTTTGAACATGATAATTTAGATGAAATTCAAAATGAATTAGAAACATTTAAGGGTGTAAAGCGTCGTTTTGCTCAAAGAAAAGTTTCAGATATGACTATTATTGATGATTATGCTCATCATCCATCTGAAATCAATGCTACTATTGACGCTGCAAGACAAGAATACCCTAACAAGAAGGTTATTGCAGTATTTCAACCACATACTTTCAGTCGTACTATTGCATACTTAGACGATTTTGCTAAGAGTTTAAGCAAAGCTGATGATGTATACATTACTAAGATTTACAGTTCACCACGTGAAAAATCTGGTAAGGTTTCCAGTGCTGACTTGGAAAAGAAAATTACTAAAAATGGTGGTTTAATTAAGGCTGAAAATATGTCTCCATTATTGCAATATCATGATGCAGTTGTAGTATTTATGGGTGCAGGTGATATTCAAAAATACGAACGAATCTATGAAAAGTTATTAAATGATGTAACTAATAATGTTAATTAA
- a CDS encoding DNA translocase FtsK encodes MEHYDGPAFYRKYNIKDRNTQIKHTHKTKRTESDDSGKSARKLSDVDRVPFVDNKDNPIAKRTAAFKPSKTQTKHNTRAPYYKITDSTYYNDLFKQLKRDTSELIALDNNDEGAIDLDSDESFSDENSDSSNYADTEDVSTSSVDDNNDYDDSNRNENQDLTDQSSEDSESDDDVTTSEVEEHEDHTDDSDNEEEDNESDTDSNDNENNEVENDSESVTEENSDDTDDSSHIIAAEEIKHHDQNDNMTTDNPIVMDNDEEEHNTDEDDNNNHENDSANVSSGDNSDSHGLDKLIHVAQSSNDEPSDNAEDESNTSDEVSNSDDDHSEDESNEPSDEPDNNVSEEHDEKQKRKSIDQHGLGHSLSSILNQENSAQKDLSLFNDDNSKNEQPEHLENISSDFDDRGYKFPSLDLLSPADTTDDEGMDDWIADQAEKLDETLQAFHVDANVVDWTNGPTVTQFQIKLQLGVKVSKITNLTDDLKLALAAKDIRIEAPIPGKTTVGIEIPNPHPRPVKLAEVLDSPQFKQSTNPLTVALGVDLTGQPKVTDLNKMPHGLIAGATGSGKSVFLNSMLISLLYKATPAQLKMILIDPKAVEMAPYNDLPHLLSPVISDPKQASAALKWAVKEMDERYEKLAASGARNIEQFNKLAEEHGEYAMKMPYIVIVIDELADLMMVASNEVQDYIVRITQKARAAGIHLIVATQRPSVDIITGTIKNNIPTRVAFMVSSQVDSRTIIDTAGAERLLGKGDMLYLGNGASQSVRLQGTFVTNDEIERIIDEVKKRGKPKYAFQPDSLLKSVNQVEQQDELMPDVLEYISQEDTVSTSKLQRVFSIGYNRAASLIDELEKHNYVSGQHGSKPRDVYLTESDYKKLNI; translated from the coding sequence ATGGAACACTATGATGGACCAGCATTCTATCGAAAATATAATATAAAAGATAGAAATACCCAGATAAAACATACGCATAAAACCAAAAGAACAGAATCTGACGATTCTGGTAAAAGTGCTAGAAAATTAAGTGATGTAGACAGAGTTCCTTTTGTTGATAACAAGGATAATCCCATTGCAAAAAGAACTGCCGCATTTAAACCAAGCAAAACACAAACAAAACATAATACTAGAGCACCATACTACAAGATTACAGATTCTACTTATTATAATGATTTATTTAAACAACTTAAAAGAGACACTAGCGAATTAATTGCTTTAGATAACAATGATGAAGGCGCAATTGATTTAGATAGTGATGAATCGTTTAGTGATGAAAATTCTGACAGTAGTAATTACGCAGATACAGAAGACGTATCTACTTCTTCTGTTGATGATAACAATGATTACGACGACAGCAATCGTAATGAAAATCAAGATTTAACTGATCAATCTTCTGAAGATTCAGAATCAGATGATGATGTAACAACTTCTGAAGTAGAAGAACATGAAGATCATACTGATGATAGTGATAACGAGGAAGAAGATAATGAGTCAGATACAGATTCTAACGATAATGAAAATAATGAGGTAGAAAATGATTCTGAAAGCGTTACTGAAGAAAATAGTGACGATACGGATGATAGTTCCCATATTATTGCTGCCGAAGAAATAAAACATCATGATCAAAATGACAATATGACCACTGATAATCCAATTGTTATGGATAATGATGAAGAAGAACATAATACGGATGAAGATGATAATAATAATCATGAAAATGATTCTGCTAATGTATCTTCTGGAGATAACAGTGATTCTCATGGATTAGATAAATTGATTCATGTGGCTCAATCATCTAATGATGAACCATCTGATAATGCTGAAGATGAATCTAACACTTCAGATGAAGTATCAAATAGTGATGACGACCATAGTGAAGATGAATCTAACGAACCTTCGGATGAGCCTGATAACAATGTATCTGAAGAACATGATGAAAAGCAAAAACGTAAATCAATAGATCAACATGGCCTAGGTCATTCATTATCATCAATATTGAACCAAGAAAATAGTGCACAAAAAGACTTGTCATTATTTAATGATGATAATAGCAAGAATGAGCAACCAGAACATTTAGAAAATATATCTTCTGATTTTGATGATCGTGGATATAAATTTCCATCCTTAGACTTATTGTCACCAGCTGATACAACTGATGATGAGGGGATGGATGATTGGATAGCTGATCAAGCTGAAAAGCTTGATGAAACACTACAAGCTTTCCATGTTGATGCTAATGTTGTTGATTGGACTAATGGTCCTACTGTTACTCAATTCCAAATCAAATTACAATTAGGGGTTAAGGTAAGCAAAATTACCAACCTAACAGATGATTTGAAGTTAGCATTAGCTGCTAAGGATATTAGAATTGAAGCTCCAATTCCTGGAAAGACTACAGTAGGAATTGAAATTCCAAATCCTCATCCTAGACCAGTTAAGCTTGCTGAAGTACTGGATTCACCACAATTTAAGCAAAGCACTAATCCATTAACAGTTGCTTTAGGGGTGGATTTAACTGGTCAGCCTAAGGTTACTGATTTAAATAAGATGCCTCATGGATTAATTGCTGGTGCTACCGGATCTGGTAAGAGTGTATTCTTAAATAGTATGTTGATTTCATTACTATATAAGGCTACTCCAGCTCAATTAAAGATGATTTTAATTGACCCTAAGGCCGTTGAAATGGCACCTTATAACGATTTACCACACTTGTTATCACCAGTTATTTCTGATCCTAAACAAGCTTCAGCTGCTTTGAAGTGGGCAGTTAAAGAAATGGATGAAAGATATGAAAAATTAGCAGCTTCTGGTGCTAGAAATATTGAACAATTTAATAAGTTAGCTGAAGAACATGGTGAATATGCTATGAAGATGCCATATATTGTCATAGTTATTGATGAATTGGCTGACTTAATGATGGTGGCTTCTAATGAAGTACAAGATTATATTGTTCGTATCACTCAAAAGGCACGTGCAGCTGGTATTCATTTGATTGTGGCTACACAAAGACCTAGTGTGGATATTATTACTGGTACTATCAAGAATAATATTCCTACTAGAGTTGCCTTTATGGTATCTAGTCAAGTTGATTCTAGAACTATTATAGATACAGCCGGTGCTGAACGATTATTAGGTAAAGGTGACATGTTGTATCTAGGTAATGGTGCTAGTCAATCTGTACGTCTACAAGGTACTTTTGTAACTAATGATGAAATCGAAAGAATTATTGATGAAGTTAAGAAACGTGGAAAACCAAAGTACGCATTCCAACCTGATTCATTGCTAAAGAGTGTGAACCAAGTAGAGCAACAAGATGAATTGATGCCCGACGTATTAGAATATATTTCACAAGAAGATACGGTTTCTACTTCTAAGCTACAAAGAGTATTTTCTATTGGATATAACCGAGCGGCTAGTTTAATAGATGAACTAGAAAAGCATAATTATGTCTCCGGGCAACATGGTTCTAAACCAAGAGATGTTTATTTAACAGAGAGTGACTATAAAAAGTTAAATATTTAA
- the ytpR gene encoding YtpR family tRNA-binding protein, with protein MLIASYNPGQTGDILVVILGEDAKKQEVMYGDSVVRIFDAKNDKTTGFNFLNASTILPRLKDVNGQVELTQDDLDALNNELSKNDIDEQIELDTDPKFVVGYVKSVKEHPKSDHLKITETEIDGGKTLQIVSGSPNMQEDIKVVVAKVGAMMPDGLIIWPGELKGEESDGMICSGRELKIPNAPQRPGALILPDDYQVGDAFDFDKASTLFE; from the coding sequence ATGTTAATTGCAAGTTATAATCCTGGACAAACTGGAGATATATTAGTTGTTATCTTAGGGGAAGATGCTAAGAAACAAGAAGTTATGTACGGTGATTCAGTAGTGAGAATTTTTGATGCAAAAAATGATAAAACTACTGGCTTTAACTTCTTAAATGCATCAACAATTCTACCTAGATTAAAAGATGTTAATGGACAAGTGGAATTAACTCAAGATGACTTAGACGCTTTAAATAATGAATTAAGTAAAAATGATATTGACGAACAAATAGAATTAGATACTGATCCTAAATTTGTTGTTGGATACGTTAAGTCAGTAAAAGAACATCCTAAGTCAGACCACTTGAAGATAACAGAAACTGAAATTGATGGTGGAAAGACTCTACAAATCGTTAGTGGTTCACCTAACATGCAAGAAGACATTAAGGTAGTAGTTGCTAAAGTTGGAGCTATGATGCCTGATGGATTGATTATTTGGCCTGGTGAATTAAAGGGTGAAGAAAGTGATGGAATGATTTGTTCTGGAAGAGAATTAAAGATTCCTAATGCTCCTCAAAGACCAGGTGCATTGATTTTACCTGACGATTATCAAGTAGGGGATGCTTTTGATTTTGATAAGGCATCAACATTATTTGAATAA
- a CDS encoding thioredoxin family protein, producing the protein MEQLSTMNLDELKKKINQGKYILFFSAGWCPDCSFIKPAMPEIEAEYPEYKFLAVDRDENIDLAADLAIFGIPSFVAFKDGEEIGRFVNKDRKTKEQVEEFINSLD; encoded by the coding sequence ATGGAACAATTATCAACTATGAACTTAGACGAATTAAAGAAAAAAATTAACCAAGGAAAATACATTCTATTTTTCTCTGCTGGTTGGTGCCCAGATTGCTCATTCATTAAACCAGCTATGCCAGAAATTGAAGCTGAATACCCTGAATACAAATTTCTTGCAGTAGATCGTGATGAAAACATTGATTTAGCTGCTGATTTGGCTATCTTTGGAATTCCTAGCTTCGTGGCATTTAAAGATGGTGAAGAAATTGGTCGTTTTGTTAACAAAGATAGAAAGACTAAAGAACAAGTTGAAGAATTTATTAATTCTTTAGACTAA
- the trmB gene encoding tRNA (guanosine(46)-N7)-methyltransferase TrmB has product MRVRNKPWADDYIRDHQDYIVEDAENWVGKWSERFTKKQPIHIEIGTGKGQFIVEMAKQHPEINFIGIEIQKSVIAIALKKVVAADLPNLQLVHTDGADVDTLFGKHEIDTIYLNFSDPWPKKRHAKRRLTSPKFLDSYKTILKTDAPVVFKTDNRGLFEYSLITFNNYGMYFDMLSLDLHNSEYMEDNVETEYEHKFSAKGPIYKVEAYFNKKED; this is encoded by the coding sequence ATGCGAGTTAGAAACAAGCCATGGGCTGACGATTATATTAGAGATCATCAAGATTACATTGTAGAAGATGCAGAAAACTGGGTTGGAAAATGGTCTGAAAGATTTACTAAAAAGCAACCTATCCATATTGAAATTGGTACAGGTAAAGGCCAATTTATTGTAGAAATGGCAAAACAACATCCAGAAATTAATTTTATTGGTATTGAAATTCAAAAATCAGTTATTGCTATTGCTTTGAAGAAAGTAGTTGCTGCTGACTTACCTAACTTACAATTGGTTCATACTGATGGTGCAGATGTGGATACTTTGTTTGGTAAACATGAAATTGATACTATTTATTTAAACTTCTCTGATCCATGGCCTAAGAAACGCCATGCTAAGAGAAGACTTACTTCACCTAAGTTTTTAGATAGTTACAAAACTATTTTAAAAACTGATGCACCAGTGGTTTTTAAAACCGATAATCGTGGATTGTTTGAATATTCATTAATAACATTTAACAACTACGGTATGTATTTTGATATGTTATCTTTGGATTTGCACAATAGTGAATATATGGAAGATAATGTAGAAACAGAATATGAACATAAATTTAGTGCTAAGGGTCCTATTTATAAAGTAGAAGCATATTTTAATAAAAAAGAAGACTAA
- a CDS encoding ABC transporter permease yields the protein MNNLFVKRLQLHLTQMSRYLKYVFNDFFVIALMFFIGGLGYEYSQLIKKIKPDLWWQSPLAIIVLMLGLQLGSLITLVKEADYVFWMPKEQSFLAFFKKGLTYSSWISGAVQLFIWFLLIPFITKSEIITNKWNLLLLFLLLLCIKRTMLVGSFIDNYKSFQYSSLLYRLVVPFVLLVIAMYGYVWVSMILVILLLVFLMFSTKSLKNSAIDWKHVIDTQHSHENVVNRFFNMFTDVPGMQGSVKRRRYLDFIFKWFDRDVYSLLYARGIIRDKEISGLLFRLTILGTILMLTINNKIMVTLLGMIFIYLMVFQLIPFFDNFSDNVFMHIYPISEESRVKSFSNDVIKILIPAVILFTAASIYSVNILFALFVFVVLILELILLTKIYVTKKIKNRV from the coding sequence ATGAATAATTTATTTGTTAAACGTTTGCAATTACATCTAACGCAAATGTCACGATATTTAAAGTATGTATTTAATGACTTCTTTGTAATCGCTCTGATGTTTTTTATTGGAGGATTAGGATATGAATATTCTCAATTAATTAAAAAAATAAAACCGGATTTATGGTGGCAAAGCCCGTTAGCTATTATTGTTTTAATGTTAGGTTTACAATTAGGTAGTCTGATCACTTTAGTAAAAGAAGCAGATTATGTTTTTTGGATGCCTAAAGAGCAATCATTTCTAGCTTTCTTTAAAAAGGGATTAACCTATAGTTCATGGATAAGTGGAGCCGTTCAATTGTTTATATGGTTTTTACTTATTCCATTTATAACTAAATCGGAAATTATTACTAATAAGTGGAATTTACTACTTTTGTTTTTACTATTGTTATGTATAAAAAGAACGATGCTAGTAGGTTCATTTATTGATAATTATAAAAGTTTTCAATATTCATCATTGTTATATAGATTAGTAGTTCCATTTGTTTTATTAGTTATTGCTATGTATGGATATGTATGGGTATCGATGATATTAGTTATATTGTTGTTGGTATTTTTGATGTTCTCAACTAAATCATTAAAAAACAGTGCTATTGATTGGAAACATGTAATCGATACACAACACAGTCATGAAAATGTCGTAAATAGATTCTTTAATATGTTTACTGATGTGCCAGGAATGCAAGGCTCAGTTAAAAGACGCCGCTATTTAGATTTTATTTTTAAATGGTTTGATAGGGATGTATATAGTCTTTTATATGCTAGAGGCATTATTAGAGATAAAGAAATTAGTGGGCTATTATTTCGCTTAACTATATTAGGCACAATATTAATGTTAACTATAAATAATAAAATTATGGTCACTTTATTGGGCATGATTTTTATATATTTGATGGTATTTCAATTAATTCCATTTTTTGATAACTTTTCTGATAATGTATTTATGCATATTTATCCTATTTCTGAAGAAAGTAGGGTAAAATCATTTAGCAATGATGTGATAAAAATATTGATTCCAGCAGTTATCCTATTTACTGCTGCTTCTATTTACAGTGTAAATATATTATTTGCATTATTTGTATTTGTGGTTTTAATTTTAGAATTAATTTTATTAACTAAAATATATGTTACAAAGAAAATAAAAAACCGTGTTTAA
- a CDS encoding ABC transporter ATP-binding protein produces MSLKIDKLVGGYSRTPVLKGVSFDVADGELVGLIGLNGTGKSTTLNHVIGLLQPFSGTVTIDGISINDDVKKYKSKIAYIPEVPILYKELTLKEHIETTIMAYGLDYDAAWNKAMKLLKKFRLDKKLNWFPINFSKGMRQKVMIVCAFITDAKLFVIDEPFLGLDPVAVNDLLDLINQQKSRGSSIIMSTHVLDTAERFCDRFVLIHDGQVKTEGTLEQLRSQFGNKEMSLNDMYLKLAREEGQNE; encoded by the coding sequence TTGTCATTAAAGATAGACAAACTAGTAGGGGGATATTCTAGAACACCAGTATTGAAAGGTGTATCCTTCGATGTAGCTGATGGGGAACTAGTAGGCCTTATTGGTTTAAATGGTACTGGAAAGTCTACTACATTAAATCATGTTATTGGCTTGTTACAACCATTCTCAGGTACTGTCACTATTGATGGAATTTCCATAAATGATGATGTTAAAAAGTATAAAAGTAAAATAGCTTATATTCCGGAAGTACCTATTCTATATAAAGAATTAACTCTAAAAGAGCATATAGAAACAACCATAATGGCTTATGGATTAGATTATGATGCTGCATGGAATAAGGCAATGAAGTTATTGAAAAAATTTAGACTAGATAAGAAATTAAATTGGTTTCCAATCAATTTTTCTAAAGGAATGCGTCAAAAGGTAATGATTGTTTGTGCTTTTATTACTGACGCAAAATTATTTGTAATTGACGAGCCATTTTTGGGCCTAGATCCTGTGGCCGTTAATGATTTATTAGATTTGATTAATCAACAAAAGAGTCGTGGTAGCAGTATTATAATGTCCACGCATGTTTTAGATACAGCTGAACGTTTTTGTGATAGATTTGTATTAATTCACGATGGCCAAGTTAAAACAGAAGGTACTTTGGAACAATTACGGTCCCAATTTGGAAATAAAGAAATGTCATTAAACGATATGTATCTAAAACTAGCTCGAGAAGAGGGTCAAAATGAATAA
- a CDS encoding HIT family protein: MSNCVFCKIIDGEIPSYTIYEDEYVKAFLDISQATPGHTLVVPKKHVANIYEYDEDLAEKVFARIPKIARAIKKSAPDIVGMNIVNNNGELAYQSVFHSHFHLIPRYSKDDGFSMHFQDNSEKYNEDALEQIKENIAKSMEE, encoded by the coding sequence ATGAGTAACTGTGTATTTTGTAAAATTATTGATGGAGAAATTCCTAGTTACACCATCTACGAAGATGAATATGTAAAAGCATTCTTGGATATTTCTCAAGCTACCCCTGGACATACTCTAGTTGTTCCTAAGAAACATGTAGCTAACATTTACGAATATGATGAAGATTTAGCTGAAAAAGTTTTTGCCCGTATTCCTAAGATTGCAAGAGCTATTAAAAAATCAGCTCCTGATATCGTAGGTATGAACATCGTTAATAATAATGGTGAATTAGCTTACCAATCAGTATTTCATTCACATTTCCATCTTATTCCTAGATACAGCAAAGATGATGGTTTCTCAATGCATTTCCAAGATAATTCAGAAAAATATAATGAAGATGCATTAGAACAAATCAAAGAAAACATTGCAAAATCAATGGAGGAATAA
- a CDS encoding peptidylprolyl isomerase → MNKKIFVGLAGALLSVSLVACGSKTVAVTNGGKITQSEYYSSMKNTSNGKQVLQQMILDKVLNKEYGKKVSDSEVNAQFNQYKSQYGSEFETLLEQQGLTTSSFKNQLKSNLLLKEAVKDNISYSKSDLQKQFKNFQPKVTVNEILVSNKSTAEKVISQLKDGKKFSDLAKKYSSDTSNKNNGGKMPAFDNTDSNVDSAFKKAAYKLSNGQYTKEPVKTQFGYQIIQMVNHPKKGSYNEHVNDLKEQIANSKLNDSTTLKDVVTKVLKNGGVEIKDKDLQNILSSYLTDTSSKK, encoded by the coding sequence ATGAATAAAAAGATTTTTGTTGGACTAGCAGGAGCTTTACTAAGTGTTTCACTAGTTGCTTGTGGTAGTAAAACAGTTGCTGTTACTAACGGTGGTAAAATCACCCAAAGTGAATACTACAGCAGCATGAAGAACACCTCAAACGGTAAACAAGTTCTTCAACAAATGATCCTAGATAAAGTATTAAACAAAGAATATGGAAAGAAAGTTTCTGACTCCGAAGTAAATGCTCAATTTAACCAATACAAGAGCCAATACGGATCAGAATTTGAAACTCTACTTGAACAACAAGGTTTAACTACCTCATCATTCAAGAACCAATTGAAGTCTAACCTACTTCTTAAAGAAGCTGTAAAAGACAACATTTCATACTCTAAGAGTGATCTACAAAAGCAATTTAAGAACTTCCAACCAAAGGTTACTGTTAACGAAATTCTAGTTTCAAACAAGAGCACTGCTGAAAAAGTTATTTCTCAATTGAAGGATGGTAAGAAGTTCTCTGATTTAGCTAAGAAATACTCCAGTGACACTTCTAACAAGAACAATGGTGGTAAGATGCCTGCATTTGACAACACTGATTCCAATGTTGATTCAGCATTCAAGAAGGCTGCTTACAAACTATCTAATGGTCAATACACCAAAGAACCTGTTAAGACACAATTTGGATACCAAATCATTCAAATGGTTAACCATCCAAAGAAAGGTTCATACAATGAACATGTAAATGACTTGAAGGAACAAATTGCTAACTCCAAGTTAAACGATAGTACTACTCTTAAGGACGTTGTTACAAAAGTTCTTAAGAATGGTGGTGTAGAAATTAAGGATAAAGATTTACAAAACATCTTATCTTCATACCTAACTGATACATCAAGCAAGAAATAA